One genomic window of Methanosalsum zhilinae DSM 4017 includes the following:
- a CDS encoding DUF2769 domain-containing protein → MGLVKRTKENLKKCLCIKCPSYAAVCKVKSIPDNLVHMLKKDIETVEHMEGLFCAFGKSKCITREKGCICPECEVYSENNLSKMYFCLEERGK, encoded by the coding sequence ATGGGACTTGTAAAAAGAACAAAAGAAAATCTGAAGAAATGTCTCTGTATAAAATGTCCAAGCTATGCTGCAGTATGTAAAGTGAAATCAATACCAGATAATCTGGTGCATATGCTAAAAAAAGATATTGAGACTGTTGAACACATGGAAGGTTTATTTTGTGCTTTCGGTAAAAGTAAGTGCATAACCAGAGAAAAGGGATGTATATGCCCGGAATGTGAAGTTTACAGCGAAAATAATCTTTCTAAAATGTACTTTTGCCTTGAAGAGCGAGGTAAATAA
- a CDS encoding deoxyhypusine synthase, with protein MHQNTFTQNPTKPVDVKDRSIGELIDAMTHTGFQGRKLAESVHAWNNMLHEKNLTIFMGLTGAMVPAGMRKIILYLIENRLIDCLVSTGANIFHDCHEALGMKHYVGSHKADDRVLFENGIDRIYDVFAIEKEFRDTDNLIADFVQKLDDRPYSSREFIYLLGKEIEQLGGNEDSIIVSAYRNNIPIFIPALCDSSIGIGLAIARRENCNLKIIDQIKDVDEITQIVEKSEKTGVIYIGGGVPKNFIQQTEIVSSIMGIEGGGHDYAIQYTTDVPHWGGLSGCTFDEAVSWGKISTSAKKVQVFVDATIALPIVSHALFEKTKYLKRTYPIFNWTNGSGNSGLEINYI; from the coding sequence ATGCATCAAAATACATTCACACAAAACCCTACCAAACCTGTTGATGTAAAAGATCGTTCTATTGGCGAACTTATTGATGCCATGACACACACTGGCTTCCAGGGAAGAAAACTGGCGGAGTCAGTTCATGCATGGAATAATATGCTGCATGAAAAAAACCTAACAATATTTATGGGACTTACAGGAGCAATGGTACCTGCAGGGATGCGAAAAATAATACTGTACTTAATTGAAAACAGACTTATTGATTGTCTTGTCAGCACAGGAGCAAATATATTCCATGATTGCCACGAAGCTCTTGGAATGAAACATTATGTTGGTTCTCATAAAGCAGATGACAGAGTACTTTTCGAAAACGGAATAGATCGGATATATGATGTGTTTGCTATTGAAAAAGAATTTAGAGATACGGATAACCTGATTGCGGATTTTGTCCAAAAACTTGATGACAGGCCATATTCTTCTAGAGAATTTATCTATCTTCTTGGAAAAGAAATAGAACAACTTGGAGGAAATGAGGATTCGATTATCGTCAGTGCTTATAGGAATAATATCCCGATTTTTATTCCAGCATTGTGTGACAGTTCAATTGGTATAGGTCTTGCAATTGCAAGAAGGGAAAATTGCAATTTAAAAATCATAGATCAGATTAAGGATGTAGACGAAATTACACAGATTGTAGAAAAATCAGAGAAGACAGGAGTTATCTATATAGGAGGTGGTGTACCGAAAAATTTCATCCAGCAAACTGAAATCGTGTCATCGATTATGGGAATAGAAGGTGGCGGACATGATTATGCAATTCAGTATACAACAGATGTTCCACACTGGGGCGGATTATCAGGGTGTACATTTGATGAGGCGGTATCATGGGGCAAAATCTCAACCAGTGCAAAAAAGGTACAGGTCTTTGTTGATGCCACCATAGCACTACCCATTGTCTCACATGCATTGTTTGAAAAGACAAAATATCTCAAAAGAACATATCCGATATTCAATTGGACAAACGGCTCTGGCAATTCCGGTCTGGAGATAAATTATATTTAA
- a CDS encoding IS1634 family transposase produces the protein MQTKLRTYDIVPNENICFPIGTILTVNQLYDILDFSTVFGKHKKNGIDINNLLKALVSYKLTDNFSISKAHEWINRDEVLDIFNLPEFSERTLYRVLETLGNNRETIISDIQDRLFTRYDFEHTNINMDWSSLVLYGDKSPLGKYGYSRDHRPDKKQITLGISELADPINVPIGITVEQGNLSDQTHFKRTYQQVNRRLKQGSLVVFDKGAHSVDNTAMIRADEMHYLTARKLNRSDDKKIATFWESSPELIDPENGIYGLKIVKTSSVNYFYFSKKLQKEQLDSKARKVMRQIKEAKVIQESIDKNKKIPKRFRINNVLVDVTYSLQTKLMELDEQEATKLLEEHLITGREGFFCLKSSENLTLIEALQTYRKKDSIEKIINSLKNEIEIKPLRVWTDASIYGAVIIGFIAQLFISLMRYEFNELKHKSTKFIKNSLLNLTVTVDCTKSRAKRYIYANFDTMNTLILRQKWTKS, from the coding sequence ATGCAAACAAAACTAAGAACATATGATATTGTTCCCAATGAGAATATATGCTTTCCCATCGGAACTATTCTGACTGTAAATCAACTTTATGATATCCTTGACTTTTCTACTGTTTTTGGCAAACACAAAAAGAACGGTATCGATATCAACAACCTGCTGAAAGCTCTTGTAAGCTACAAGCTTACAGATAATTTCAGCATAAGTAAAGCCCATGAATGGATTAATCGAGATGAAGTTCTTGATATCTTCAATCTTCCTGAATTCAGTGAAAGAACTCTCTACAGGGTTCTTGAAACCCTAGGAAATAATCGTGAAACGATTATTTCTGATATCCAGGACAGACTGTTTACGAGATATGACTTCGAACATACTAATATCAACATGGACTGGTCTAGTCTTGTGTTGTATGGCGATAAATCGCCACTAGGTAAGTATGGCTATAGTCGTGACCACAGGCCAGATAAAAAACAGATTACATTGGGAATAAGTGAACTTGCAGATCCTATTAATGTCCCTATAGGTATCACAGTTGAACAGGGTAACCTGTCGGACCAGACACATTTCAAGAGAACTTATCAGCAAGTTAATAGAAGATTGAAACAAGGATCACTTGTTGTTTTTGATAAAGGAGCTCATAGTGTAGATAATACTGCCATGATAAGGGCAGATGAGATGCATTATTTGACTGCAAGGAAACTCAATAGAAGCGATGATAAGAAAATAGCAACGTTCTGGGAATCTTCTCCTGAACTGATAGATCCAGAAAATGGAATCTATGGTCTTAAGATCGTTAAAACAAGTAGTGTAAACTACTTCTATTTTTCAAAGAAACTTCAGAAAGAACAACTTGATTCAAAAGCAAGAAAAGTTATGAGACAAATAAAGGAAGCAAAGGTAATACAGGAATCTATTGACAAGAACAAAAAAATTCCTAAAAGATTCAGGATCAACAATGTCCTTGTTGATGTGACTTATTCTCTGCAGACAAAACTGATGGAGCTTGATGAACAGGAAGCTACAAAACTTCTTGAAGAACATCTTATTACAGGCAGAGAAGGATTTTTCTGCCTGAAATCAAGCGAGAATTTGACACTAATAGAAGCTCTTCAAACATACAGAAAAAAGGATAGTATCGAGAAAATTATTAATTCGCTGAAAAATGAGATAGAGATTAAACCACTACGAGTATGGACGGATGCTAGCATTTATGGTGCTGTGATCATTGGGTTCATTGCACAACTGTTCATATCGTTGATGCGATATGAGTTCAACGAACTCAAGCACAAGTCAACAAAATTCATCAAAAATAGCCTATTGAATTTGACAGTAACCGTTGATTGCACGAAAAGTCGAGCAAAAAGGTACATTTACGCAAACTTTGATACCATGAACACGCTGATTTTAAGGCAAAAATGGACAAAATCGTAG
- the glgP gene encoding alpha-glucan family phosphorylase, whose amino-acid sequence MDQLEGVLDGQKIAYFSMEIGLNNEIPTYNGGLGVLAGDTIRSSTDLNVPLVGVTLISKKGYFRQKLDEAGRQTEHPEDWDPNRYMKMLSTHVSVNIGGREVKIGAWLYENKSPTGLKVPVILLDTDLEVNDPQDREITHHLYGGDQVYRLKQEIVLGMGGVRMLDALGFNIRKYHMNEGHSSLLTIELLNRDGMNSKKVKQLCVFTTHTPVEAGHDKFSFDIVDQLITDEEIQRLLRKYGGKDWKLNMTLLGLNLSNFINGVAKRHRDISAEMFPGYKIEAITNGVHSYTWTCQCFRELYDRYIPGWANEPELLVRVHGITDSEIWNTHMKAKKQLIDYVNRLKNTDLDYDSLTLGFARRSTGYKRPKFIFQDIKRLKRINSKGRIQIIFAGKAHPRDHEGKKLIEEIFKHIKELENEIKIVYLENYDMELASKITSGVDVWLNTPQRPLEASGTSGMKAAHNGVVNFSVLAGWWIEGCIEGVTGWSIGPHPSEDWSPEETETLEKDDFYNKLEYVIIPTYYQARNRWIRIMNNSIGMIAYYFNSHRMVHHYVTNAYL is encoded by the coding sequence ATGGATCAACTTGAAGGAGTTTTAGACGGACAAAAAATAGCTTATTTTTCAATGGAAATAGGTTTGAATAACGAAATTCCAACCTATAATGGGGGTCTGGGTGTGCTGGCTGGAGATACGATCAGGTCAAGTACTGATTTGAATGTTCCACTGGTTGGAGTAACCCTGATCAGTAAGAAAGGATATTTTCGACAGAAACTCGATGAAGCAGGTCGGCAGACAGAACATCCTGAAGACTGGGATCCCAATAGATATATGAAGATGCTTTCCACCCACGTGAGCGTCAACATTGGAGGCAGGGAAGTAAAAATAGGAGCCTGGCTGTATGAAAATAAAAGCCCTACAGGTTTGAAGGTGCCTGTTATACTTCTTGATACAGACCTTGAGGTAAATGATCCACAGGATAGAGAAATCACTCATCATCTTTATGGAGGGGACCAGGTATACAGGTTGAAGCAGGAAATCGTTCTTGGGATGGGTGGAGTTAGAATGCTTGATGCACTCGGTTTCAATATAAGGAAATATCATATGAATGAAGGACATTCCAGTCTTCTTACTATTGAATTACTGAACCGGGATGGAATGAACTCTAAAAAGGTGAAACAATTATGCGTGTTCACCACTCACACTCCAGTTGAAGCAGGCCATGACAAATTTAGTTTTGATATTGTTGACCAGTTAATCACAGATGAGGAAATTCAAAGGCTATTGCGTAAATACGGAGGGAAGGACTGGAAACTTAATATGACTCTTCTTGGCCTGAACTTATCCAATTTTATAAATGGGGTTGCTAAAAGACACAGGGATATTTCAGCAGAAATGTTCCCGGGATATAAAATTGAAGCAATAACAAACGGAGTTCATTCTTATACATGGACATGTCAATGCTTCAGGGAACTGTATGACAGATATATTCCTGGATGGGCAAATGAACCAGAACTTCTTGTCAGGGTTCATGGAATCACTGACAGTGAGATATGGAATACTCACATGAAGGCAAAAAAACAACTTATAGATTATGTTAACAGGCTTAAAAACACAGATCTGGATTATGATTCCCTCACGCTTGGATTTGCCAGAAGATCAACAGGCTATAAGCGGCCAAAGTTTATTTTTCAGGATATAAAAAGACTTAAGAGGATTAATTCTAAAGGCAGGATTCAGATCATTTTTGCCGGAAAGGCTCATCCAAGAGATCATGAAGGAAAAAAATTGATCGAAGAAATATTCAAACATATAAAGGAACTGGAGAATGAAATTAAGATTGTTTACCTGGAAAACTATGATATGGAACTTGCTTCAAAGATAACTTCTGGAGTAGATGTATGGTTGAACACTCCTCAAAGGCCATTGGAAGCTTCAGGTACAAGTGGTATGAAAGCAGCTCACAACGGTGTGGTAAATTTCAGTGTCCTTGCTGGATGGTGGATTGAAGGGTGTATAGAAGGTGTTACAGGATGGTCTATAGGCCCCCATCCAAGTGAAGACTGGAGTCCTGAAGAGACAGAAACTCTTGAAAAAGATGATTTTTACAATAAGCTTGAGTATGTCATTATTCCAACATATTATCAGGCAAGGAATAGATGGATACGGATAATGAACAATTCAATTGGAATGATCGCATATTATTTCAACAGTCATCGGATGGTTCACCACTATGTTACAAATGCATACCTTTAA
- a CDS encoding VTT domain-containing protein: MTKECAISRYTSFGRKRSMQIFFIIALFVVLWSIFLHFYPPAQIVAMLGVRNVYIFVFLLAMIGGVSIFTTTLFYTSLITIAFGGVNLIWLSLFASTGLLFGDLIFYYMAKTGSQCVPQKYENIVSRLKEFMYRYSDRTIIFIIFAYSLTPLPSDAISIVLGVSAFPIRKMILPLILGKFLLILLFIEIVFLGYSFF, from the coding sequence TTGACAAAAGAATGTGCAATTTCAAGGTATACCAGTTTTGGTCGAAAAAGAAGCATGCAGATATTTTTCATTATTGCTTTATTTGTAGTATTGTGGTCGATTTTTCTGCATTTCTATCCTCCTGCACAGATAGTGGCAATGCTTGGAGTACGAAATGTTTACATTTTTGTATTTTTGTTGGCAATGATTGGAGGAGTTTCTATTTTCACCACTACTCTATTTTACACTTCATTGATCACGATCGCTTTTGGCGGGGTTAACCTTATCTGGCTCTCTTTATTTGCAAGTACTGGTCTTCTTTTTGGAGACCTTATATTTTATTATATGGCTAAAACCGGAAGCCAGTGTGTACCTCAAAAATATGAAAATATTGTTAGTCGTTTGAAAGAATTCATGTACAGATACAGTGACAGAACAATCATCTTTATAATTTTTGCCTACTCTCTTACTCCACTTCCAAGTGATGCTATTTCAATTGTTCTTGGAGTATCAGCGTTTCCAATTAGAAAAATGATTCTGCCACTGATTTTAGGTAAATTTTTACTGATACTGCTCTTTATTGAAATTGTATTTCTTGGGTACAGCTTCTTTTAA
- a CDS encoding ferric reductase, with product MKDETIFRIKAAVYAVLLLLVIGTLYTIFQTPASALEMLIRGAALFGFISLFVAIISSEYMMEVRKIFGKPFLRIHHLFGAIGLALILTHATSFAINVGSLSPFSVVLSPLETFLELAGRPALYLFIIGALAGIYRSKIKSGWRYIHLVNYVAFLFALIHGLLIGTDLTFTNPLGVIFILMGLVVVYVFISKRLKNR from the coding sequence ATGAAAGATGAAACTATTTTCAGAATAAAAGCAGCCGTTTATGCTGTTTTGTTATTACTTGTAATTGGTACTTTGTATACAATATTTCAAACTCCAGCCTCTGCCCTGGAGATGCTGATTCGTGGAGCAGCTCTGTTTGGGTTTATCAGTCTATTTGTGGCAATTATTTCTTCTGAATATATGATGGAAGTTAGGAAGATTTTTGGAAAACCATTTCTGAGAATACATCATTTATTTGGTGCAATAGGACTGGCTCTTATATTGACTCATGCAACATCTTTTGCCATAAATGTTGGCAGCTTATCCCCTTTTAGTGTTGTTCTGAGCCCATTGGAAACATTTCTTGAATTAGCTGGCAGACCTGCTTTATACCTATTTATTATTGGTGCACTCGCTGGAATATATAGAAGTAAAATAAAATCTGGATGGAGATACATTCACCTGGTGAATTATGTTGCGTTTTTATTTGCCCTGATTCATGGTCTGCTTATAGGAACTGACCTGACATTCACAAATCCTCTGGGAGTTATTTTCATCCTGATGGGACTGGTTGTTGTATATGTTTTCATAAGTAAGAGACTAAAAAATCGTTGA
- the hcp gene encoding hydroxylamine reductase, whose amino-acid sequence MYCYQCEETVKGEACTKTGVCGKSDEVADLQDQLIYMLKGLAVVNQKAREKIPEDSGLKAQILKFIKGNQKTKDEDLEEHINSRFMEESIFSTVTNVNFSNSYFKNQIQETYRLREGLKSILKESGVDLSNLPSAVNVKPEDLTSTPEVSILSTENEDIRSLRELLTYGIKGMAAYAYHARMLGCTDNEISTFMEKGLAATLDDSLSSDDLTGLVLECGSVGVKTMALLDEANTAAYGHPEPTNINIGVRDNPGILISGHDLKDMEQLLKQTEGTGVDVYTHGEMLPANTYPAFKKYSHLVGNYGGSWWKQKEEFEKFNGPVLMTTNCLVPPADSYSNRIFTTAMVGFEGLKHIDEMENGTKDFSRIIEIAKNSRPPEKLEDGEITAGFAHNAALSVADKIVDAVKGGQISRFVVMAGCDGRHKEREYYTDFAKQLPEDAVILTAGCAKYRYNKLDLGDIGGIPRILDAGQCNDSYSLVVVAQKLAQAFDLKDINELPVSYNIAWYEQKAVLVLLALLSLGVKNIVLGPKLPAFVSPNVLNVLVENFNISANTTVENDMKRLI is encoded by the coding sequence ATGTATTGTTACCAATGTGAAGAAACAGTTAAAGGAGAGGCATGCACCAAAACAGGCGTATGTGGTAAATCTGATGAAGTGGCAGATTTGCAGGACCAGCTCATATACATGCTTAAAGGGCTTGCTGTTGTCAATCAGAAAGCAAGAGAAAAGATTCCTGAAGATTCTGGATTGAAAGCTCAGATACTTAAATTCATAAAGGGAAATCAGAAAACCAAAGATGAAGATTTAGAGGAACACATCAATTCACGGTTTATGGAAGAATCAATTTTCTCAACAGTAACCAACGTCAATTTCAGTAATTCCTATTTCAAAAACCAAATTCAGGAAACATACAGACTTCGTGAAGGACTAAAATCCATACTCAAAGAGAGTGGTGTAGATCTGAGCAATCTTCCTTCTGCAGTCAATGTTAAACCTGAGGATCTTACCAGTACCCCAGAAGTTAGTATACTTTCAACCGAGAACGAAGATATCAGGTCCCTTAGAGAATTGCTTACCTATGGAATAAAAGGCATGGCAGCATATGCATATCATGCAAGGATGCTTGGATGTACTGATAATGAAATTTCAACATTTATGGAAAAAGGCCTTGCAGCAACACTTGATGATTCACTTTCCTCAGATGATCTGACAGGTCTTGTGCTTGAATGCGGTAGTGTTGGCGTTAAAACAATGGCTCTTCTTGATGAAGCAAATACTGCTGCCTATGGTCACCCTGAACCAACAAACATCAATATTGGAGTTCGTGACAATCCAGGAATCCTGATCAGTGGACATGACCTCAAGGATATGGAACAGCTGCTGAAACAGACCGAAGGTACTGGAGTGGATGTCTATACCCATGGAGAAATGCTTCCTGCAAATACATATCCTGCATTCAAGAAATATTCCCACCTTGTAGGCAATTATGGAGGTTCCTGGTGGAAGCAGAAAGAAGAGTTTGAAAAATTCAATGGTCCGGTACTGATGACTACAAACTGTCTTGTACCGCCGGCAGATTCCTATTCGAACAGAATCTTCACCACTGCAATGGTTGGATTCGAGGGACTAAAGCACATTGATGAAATGGAAAATGGTACTAAAGATTTCTCAAGAATCATTGAAATAGCAAAAAATTCCAGACCACCTGAAAAGCTTGAGGATGGTGAAATAACCGCAGGTTTTGCTCACAATGCAGCCCTTTCAGTTGCCGATAAGATAGTTGATGCCGTCAAAGGTGGCCAGATATCCCGATTTGTTGTAATGGCAGGATGCGATGGAAGACATAAAGAAAGAGAATACTACACCGATTTTGCAAAACAGTTACCTGAAGACGCTGTGATCCTGACAGCCGGTTGTGCAAAATACAGATATAATAAACTTGACCTGGGCGACATAGGTGGTATACCAAGAATTCTGGATGCGGGACAGTGTAATGATTCCTATTCACTGGTAGTTGTTGCACAGAAACTGGCACAAGCTTTTGATCTTAAAGATATAAATGAACTGCCGGTATCATACAACATTGCATGGTATGAGCAAAAGGCAGTTCTGGTACTTCTTGCACTTCTCAGCCTCGGGGTCAAAAATATTGTGCTGGGTCCAAAACTGCCGGCATTTGTATCACCCAATGTACTCAATGTACTGGTTGAAAACTTCAATATCAGTGCCAATACCACTGTCGAGAATGACATGAAGAGGCTCATTTAA
- a CDS encoding DUF7839 domain-containing protein, whose translation MIKLLHSKSGITKFQILIEIAAHQPNVRQKEIAEKIGITPQAVSEYIKELVNEGFIESKGRVRYRITKTGVEWVLENAAEMKKYAQFVMGDIISHVSTWTAIAEKDLSKGETVYLNMKNGLLYVSPNGNTDARGVTISDAKAGEDVGVTELVGLINLETASISICKVPRVERGGSRNTDLKRLKMLSESKPYIASVGVEALISLKKIGIKPDVMFGAREAVIEAAYHGLSSVVVSIDEEVPAILSRLESENLEYELVDLTLQ comes from the coding sequence ATGATAAAGCTCTTGCACAGCAAGAGTGGAATAACAAAGTTCCAGATCCTGATAGAAATCGCTGCTCATCAACCAAATGTTCGGCAGAAAGAAATAGCTGAAAAAATTGGAATCACTCCTCAGGCTGTATCTGAATATATCAAAGAGCTGGTAAATGAAGGATTTATTGAATCGAAAGGAAGAGTCAGATACAGGATCACCAAAACCGGTGTGGAATGGGTTCTGGAAAATGCAGCAGAAATGAAAAAATATGCCCAGTTTGTGATGGGAGATATTATCAGTCATGTATCTACATGGACAGCTATTGCTGAAAAGGATCTTTCTAAGGGAGAAACGGTATATCTGAATATGAAAAATGGACTTCTCTATGTCAGTCCTAATGGAAACACAGACGCCAGGGGGGTCACAATTTCTGATGCTAAAGCAGGGGAAGATGTTGGAGTAACAGAACTGGTAGGACTTATTAATCTTGAAACCGCGAGTATTTCTATATGTAAAGTTCCACGTGTTGAAAGAGGGGGTTCAAGAAATACAGACCTCAAAAGACTTAAAATGCTGTCTGAATCAAAACCTTACATTGCTTCTGTAGGAGTGGAAGCACTCATATCTCTTAAAAAAATTGGGATCAAACCTGATGTGATGTTTGGAGCTCGTGAGGCCGTTATAGAAGCAGCTTATCATGGGCTTTCTTCAGTAGTTGTATCGATTGATGAAGAAGTTCCAGCTATTTTAAGTCGTCTGGAATCTGAAAATCTGGAATATGAGCTCGTGGATTTAACTCTGCAGTGA
- a CDS encoding ArsR family transcriptional regulator — MGKRTRIINDPSELVPLLRIFGSRTNKSVFDVLSTRWMTKKEMDEYLGKDSSNSILLLKKSGLVESQWKIPEPGKKPSMEYHTSYSKVQANFQCSFEDLSDIIMLAFKPYDEVCDAIEELERLVKEGNQSMSSLTRILNKSPLYIRAVARRSQNISVMGQRLKISEEIE; from the coding sequence ATGGGAAAAAGAACTCGAATCATAAATGACCCATCTGAATTAGTTCCACTGCTCAGGATATTTGGTTCCAGAACAAATAAAAGTGTATTTGATGTGCTGTCCACCAGATGGATGACAAAAAAAGAAATGGACGAATATCTTGGAAAGGATTCGAGCAACAGTATACTATTATTAAAAAAAAGCGGTCTTGTTGAAAGTCAGTGGAAGATACCAGAACCGGGTAAAAAACCTTCCATGGAATATCATACATCATATTCAAAAGTTCAAGCAAACTTCCAGTGCTCTTTTGAAGATTTAAGTGACATTATCATGTTAGCTTTTAAACCTTATGATGAAGTTTGTGATGCAATAGAAGAACTTGAAAGATTGGTCAAAGAAGGAAATCAATCAATGAGTAGTCTTACTAGAATACTTAACAAAAGTCCGCTGTATATACGTGCTGTTGCCCGTCGTTCACAAAATATATCGGTGATGGGTCAAAGACTTAAAATCAGTGAGGAAATCGAATGA
- a CDS encoding histidine kinase N-terminal 7TM domain-containing protein — MLNALLFCTVILILVSALCFKNHNKQGTNSIATLMLAGAAYSIAYFFELQSSDVFSATMWLNFQLSVIYLLPAIWLIFVLQYTGKSNSLKAPVVIAIFLVPVISMVMLSTNHIHYMFYYDLTIKSLNGLYIIDFQRGTWGYFHIIYLNLFLLAGTLLLFNEYRKSTGYYKKNYMILLVGAFFPWIALIINLLNKNPYSIDMGPFGIFIASMFFGYGIFYYKIFDPLPVVRSQIFNEMTDGIVLVDGQNRITDINRTAVDLFGNEVCIKGQPLGNLFKPFQILNGKNVGDVEHIECFSETEGHKKWIDIRSSCIKSKNGEHTGKLFIFRDITEKKTIEQKLHDNELWLRLILKNVPAVIFRCCNDPDWTMEFLDDKIEELTGYRSVDFINSTTRPYSSIIHPDDKEFVKQSIQKAIDANIFYDIEYRVITSDGSIKWVGERGKVNPKNMIDGTIFDITDKVKVRNVQKNEILLKEIHHRVKNNLQVISSLINLEKRNLNDELLEAVLTRSQTRIRSMSIAHEKLYEADDYANINMPDYVKQISDYLIQLYKQNENVMVHVNVENVNLGIDTATPVGLLLNEMITNSLKHAYPSQKSGNIYIGFRSVDDSYVFTVSDDGIGLPENIDPKKSNSLGLKLISMLTQQLHGNLHINRTRGTKFTINFKKNIE; from the coding sequence GTGCTGAATGCGCTGCTATTTTGCACGGTTATCCTTATACTGGTTTCTGCTCTGTGCTTTAAAAATCACAATAAACAGGGAACAAACTCGATTGCAACTCTTATGTTAGCAGGGGCAGCTTATTCTATAGCTTACTTTTTCGAACTACAAAGCAGTGATGTTTTTAGTGCCACAATGTGGCTAAATTTTCAGCTTTCGGTCATTTATTTGTTGCCTGCAATATGGCTTATTTTTGTGTTGCAGTATACTGGCAAATCAAATTCACTAAAAGCACCTGTGGTAATTGCAATTTTCCTAGTACCCGTTATAAGTATGGTAATGCTTTCTACTAACCATATACATTATATGTTTTATTATGATCTTACAATAAAAAGTTTAAATGGACTATATATAATCGATTTTCAGAGAGGCACATGGGGATATTTTCACATTATATATCTGAATTTATTTTTACTTGCAGGGACCTTATTATTGTTTAATGAGTACAGAAAATCTACAGGTTACTATAAAAAAAATTATATGATTCTGTTAGTTGGTGCTTTTTTTCCATGGATTGCACTAATTATAAATCTTTTAAACAAAAATCCATACAGCATTGACATGGGTCCATTTGGGATATTTATAGCAAGTATGTTTTTTGGATATGGAATTTTTTATTATAAAATATTTGATCCTTTACCTGTAGTCAGAAGCCAGATATTTAATGAGATGACAGATGGGATTGTATTAGTAGATGGTCAGAATAGGATTACAGATATAAATCGTACCGCTGTTGATCTATTTGGCAATGAGGTGTGTATAAAAGGGCAGCCCCTCGGTAATCTTTTCAAACCTTTTCAAATTTTAAATGGAAAAAATGTAGGAGATGTTGAGCACATTGAATGTTTCTCTGAGACAGAAGGGCATAAAAAATGGATCGATATTCGCTCTTCTTGCATTAAAAGTAAAAATGGAGAACATACCGGGAAACTGTTCATTTTCAGGGATATCACGGAAAAGAAAACAATAGAACAAAAGCTTCATGACAATGAGCTGTGGCTCAGGTTGATTTTAAAAAATGTACCTGCTGTCATATTCAGATGTTGCAATGATCCTGACTGGACAATGGAATTCCTGGATGATAAGATAGAAGAACTTACTGGATACAGATCTGTGGATTTTATCAATAGCACTACCAGGCCATATTCCAGCATTATTCATCCTGATGATAAGGAATTTGTAAAACAGTCAATTCAAAAAGCAATAGATGCTAACATATTTTATGATATCGAATACAGGGTAATTACATCAGATGGTTCTATAAAATGGGTTGGTGAAAGGGGAAAGGTCAACCCAAAAAATATGATAGATGGTACCATCTTTGATATTACAGATAAGGTTAAGGTAAGAAATGTCCAGAAAAACGAAATTCTATTAAAGGAAATTCACCACCGTGTAAAGAATAATCTTCAGGTTATCTCAAGCTTAATTAATTTGGAGAAAAGAAACCTGAATGACGAGCTGCTTGAAGCTGTACTTACCAGATCACAGACCCGAATAAGGTCTATGTCAATTGCCCACGAAAAACTGTATGAAGCAGATGACTATGCTAACATAAATATGCCCGATTATGTGAAACAGATTTCTGACTACCTGATCCAATTATACAAGCAAAATGAAAACGTAATGGTTCATGTTAATGTGGAAAATGTAAATCTGGGAATTGATACTGCTACTCCGGTTGGTCTTTTACTTAATGAGATGATCACCAATTCACTAAAACATGCCTATCCTTCTCAGAAATCTGGAAATATATATATTGGATTCAGGTCAGTTGATGATTCATATGTTTTCACTGTAAGTGATGACGGCATTGGATTGCCTGAAAATATAGACCCAAAAAAAAGTAATTCTCTTGGTTTAAAGTTAATATCAATGCTGACACAGCAGCTGCACGGCAATTTACACATCAATAGAACCCGTGGTACAAAGTTCACTATAAATTTTAAAAAAAATATTGAGTAA